The Pantoea trifolii nucleotide sequence GCTTACTCTTAATTGACCTGCCCGAACCGCATAAAAAAATCAGAGGTCGGGCGACGCACACAACATCACATCACAATGGAGCAAAACATGATCAACTCCCTGGCTAAATCCAGGATGCTGAAGGTCGGTCTCAGCCTGATTGCTATGACCGTTGCCGCTGGTGTCCAGGCGAAAACCCTCGTTTATTGTTCAGAAGGTTCGCCGGAAGGCTTCAACCCGCAGCTCTTCACATCGGGCACCACCTACGACGCAAGCTCCGTACCGATCTACAACCGTTTGGTTGAGTTCAAAACCGGTACCACTGAGCTGCAGCCAGGCCTGGCAGAAAAATGGGATGTCAGCGCGGACGGTAAAACCTATACCTTCCACCTGCGTCAGGGCGTGAAGTGGCAAACCACCAAAGACTTCAAGCCAACCCGCACCTTTAATGCCGATGACGTCGTGTTCTCCTTCGAGCGTCAGCTCGACAAAAACAACAAATACCACGGTGTTTCTGGCGGCAGCTACGAATACTTCGAAGGCATGGACATGCCTAAGCTGATCGCCAAAATCGAGAAAGTTGACGATTACACCGTACGCTTCACCCTGACGCGCCCAGAAGCGCCGTTCATCGCTGACCTCGGCATGGACTTCGCCTCAATCATTTCTAAAGAATATGCCGACAACATGCTGAAAGCGGGCACGCCTGAGAAGCTGGACCTCAATCCAGTGGGCACCGGTCCGTTCGTACTGCAGCAGTATCAGAAAGACTCGCGCATTCTGTACAAAGCGAACCCAGACTTCTGGGGCACCAAGCCGAAGATTGATCGCTTAGTGTTCTCCATCACGCCAGATGCGTCTGTGCGTTATGCGAAACTGCAGAAGGGTGAGTGCCAGGTAATGCCGTATCCGAACCCGGCCGACATCGCCAGCATGAAGAAAGACGACAAAATTAACCTGATGGAACAGCCTGGTCTGAACGTCGGTTACCTGTCGTTCAACACCGAGAAAAAACCGCTGGATAACGTGAAAGTGCGTCAGGCACTGACCATGGCGGTGAACAAACAAGCCATCATCGATGCCGTTTATCAGGGCGCTGGCCAGGCCGCGAAAAACCTGATCCCACCAACCATGTGGGGCTACAACGACGACATCAAAGATTACGCCTACGATCCTGAGAAAGCGAAAGCGCTGCTGAAAGAAGCGGGCATGGCGGATGGTTTCTCTATCGACCTGTGGGCAATGCCGGTTCAGCGTCCATACAACCCGAACGCACGCCGCATGGCGGAAATGGTTCAGGCTGACTGGGCGAAAATTGGCGTGAAAGCCAAAATCGTCACCTTCGAATGGGGCGAGTACCTGAAACGCGCGAAAGCCGGTGAACACCAGACCGTGATGATGGGCTGGACCGGTGATAATGGGGATCCAGATAACTTCTTCGCCACGCTGTTCAGCTGTGCAGCGGCGAAAGACGGTTCTAACTACTCACGTTGGTGCTACAAGCCGTTTGAAGATCTGATTCAGCCAGCCCGTGCTGAAGCCGATCACAACAAACGTATTGAACTGTACAAACAGGCTCAGGTAGTGATGCATGACCAGGCGCCAGCGCTGATCATCGCCCACTCAACCGTATACGAGCCAGTGAGCAAGAAAGTAACAGGTTATGTGGTTGATCCATTAGGTAAACATCACTTCGAAAACGTCGATATCCAGGAATAACCTTTCGGATTATCGCGGTCAGGGCCAGCATTGCTGGCCCTCGGGCGGCACCTTCGCCGCCCGTATTCCGCTCTTTTTTTCCGGCAAATTCTAATATTGAAGCGCTTCTTGCGTCGCGTCTGCCCCTGGCGGGCTGCGAGTGTTGAGCAATGTTGTCCCCGGCGGTAACGCTGTGGGAAATGTCAGAGAACCAGGATTATGCTGCAATTCGTACTCCGACGTTTGGGCCTTGTCATCCCAACGTTCATCGGTATCACATTATTGA carries:
- the dppA gene encoding dipeptide ABC transporter periplasmic-binding protein DppA, producing the protein MINSLAKSRMLKVGLSLIAMTVAAGVQAKTLVYCSEGSPEGFNPQLFTSGTTYDASSVPIYNRLVEFKTGTTELQPGLAEKWDVSADGKTYTFHLRQGVKWQTTKDFKPTRTFNADDVVFSFERQLDKNNKYHGVSGGSYEYFEGMDMPKLIAKIEKVDDYTVRFTLTRPEAPFIADLGMDFASIISKEYADNMLKAGTPEKLDLNPVGTGPFVLQQYQKDSRILYKANPDFWGTKPKIDRLVFSITPDASVRYAKLQKGECQVMPYPNPADIASMKKDDKINLMEQPGLNVGYLSFNTEKKPLDNVKVRQALTMAVNKQAIIDAVYQGAGQAAKNLIPPTMWGYNDDIKDYAYDPEKAKALLKEAGMADGFSIDLWAMPVQRPYNPNARRMAEMVQADWAKIGVKAKIVTFEWGEYLKRAKAGEHQTVMMGWTGDNGDPDNFFATLFSCAAAKDGSNYSRWCYKPFEDLIQPARAEADHNKRIELYKQAQVVMHDQAPALIIAHSTVYEPVSKKVTGYVVDPLGKHHFENVDIQE